Genomic window (Wenzhouxiangella marina):
GCGCCTGGGCACGCTGGATCTCTTCGGTGCGGTCGGCATCGCGTTCCGCCTCGAGTCGCAGCAGATGCCAGCCCACCGCCGTGCGGAAGGGTTCGCTGGTCTCACCCGGGTCGAGTCCGTCGATGACGGACTGGATCTCGTCGCCGTAGGCGCCGGCCTGGAACCAGTCGAGCAGCCCGCCGATATTGGCCGAGGTCTCGTCCATCGAGTGCTCACGAGCCAGCTCGCCGAAGTCGGCACCCGCCTGCAGCTGATCGTAGAGACTGCGGATCCGCGTTTCGGCTTCCTCGGGCGTGATCAGTTCGTTCGGGCGGATCATCAGGTGGCGCGCCTGATACTCGCGGACGATGATTTCAGGCTGGTCGCGGCGATCGCGCACGTCGAGGATGATGAACCCGGACGGCGAACGCAGGACCTCGGTGAAGTTACCTACACCGACGGCCTCGATGGCATCGGCGACCATCGGCGGCAGGGCATTGATGCTGCGCCAGCCCACCTCGCCCCCTTCCAGGGCATCCGGGCTTTCGGAAAAGGTCAATGCCGCGGTGGCGAACTCCAGACCGTCTTCGAGGCGCTGGTGCACTTCATTGGCGCGCGCTTCGGCCTGAGCGACCTCGGCCTGATCCGCCGACTCGGGCACGCCGATCACGATCTGCGAGAGCAGGTACTCATCACCGCCGAAGCGGTCCGAGGCCATGATGATGTCGATCTCCGTGTCGCTGATCTCTTCCATGCCGTTGACCACGCGCTGGCGCAGGCGGCTGGAGAGGATTTCCTCGCGGATCGTGCGACGGAATTCGGCGAAATCGACGCCATCGGATTCGATCGCCTGGCGGAGCTGGGTGACGGTCAGATTGTTCTGCCGTGCCACCTGCTGCAGGGCCTGGTCGACGTCGGAGTCGGAGACGCGAATGCCGGTGTCCTGGGCACGCAGGACTTCCAGGCGGGTGAGAATCAGGCGCTGCAGCACCTGCTCCTCCATCACGCTGCGCGGCGGCAGGCGCTCACCGCTGCCAGCGGCCTGGCGCTCGATTCGGTCGATGGCTTCGTCGAGTTCGCTCTGGAGGATGACGTCATCCTCGACCAGGGCCACGATCCGGTCGACCGGCTGGCCGTCCTGGGCCTGCAGAACCATCGGCAGCAGCACGAGGGCCAGCAGACCGAGCTTGGCGAGGTTTCGATTCAGGTTCATAGATGATTCATTTCCAGTGAATGAGTCGGATTCAAACAGTGCCCGACCGCGCTCAATAGGCGTGGTCGGCAAACAACGGATAGGGCCGGCGGCCCAGGCTGCCCAGACCCTTCAGGTGCAGCTCCAGGAACACGGCGCTGCGCCGATCGGCATCACGATCGCGTACGTACTCGCGACCGATCAGACGCACCGCCCAGCAGCAGCTCTCGTATTCGACGCCGGCCAGCAGCTCGAGCGGTTCGTCGTCTTCGAAACTGTAGTTGGCCCGGCCGATCAGAGCCAGATTCTCTCGCACCGGCCAGCGCAGACGCAGGTCCACCTGGTCGACGCGATCGCGGCGGAAGCGGTAGCCGAGCGCCGCGCGCCCGCCCCGCTGACCCTGGTAGCTCAGACCGAATTGGGCGACCTGGGTTTCATCGTTTTCGTGATCCCACTGCAGGCCGGCGCTGGCGATGATCGCCTGGGCCGGCCGCCAGTTGAACTCGGCCACGGAGGCAGAGCGGTTGCGATCATCGAGGATCTCCTCCTCCAGGCCGACCCGGAGGTCCCGGAAATAGAAGATCTGACCGATGCTGAAATCGAGCACCGAGCGGCCGCTATCTGCCTCCATCAGCCGCGAGGTCAGTGCGGCGGTGAGCTGGTTGGCATCACCGTGACGATCCGGCCCGGAAAAGCGGTTGTCGCTGAACAGCTGGCTGAAACCGAAGGTCAGCTCGCGGGTGTCGAAGTCGGGCAGATCGGTCTGATCCCGGTAGGGCACGTACAGATAGAACAGGCGGGGCTCGAGGGTCTGGGTCCGACCACTGGACAGGCGACGCTCGAAGATCAGGCCGCCATCGAGGCTGGCGATCGGCAGTGAACGCGACAGGCTGTCGTCGCCATCCGTGCCGTTGAGCTGATAGGCCGTCGAGCGGAAACCGACAGTCGGGCGCAGGAACCAGCCCGGCGCGAGCAGGTTGTAGCGCAGGCGCGGATACAGGTCCAGGCGCGCGCCGGTCACGCCTTCGTCGCGGTCGAAGTAGACCAGCTCCGAGTCCAGCTGCAGGTCGAGACGCTGACCGAGGGCCTGATCCAGGCGGAATTCCATCCGGGGCAGACGACGATACGGCTCGGAGGCCTCGCTGACCGAGTCGTCGAGGACCTGGAAGCTGTCCGCGCTCAGCGACAGGGTCCAGGCCTGACCACGCCCGCTGACCGCCGCCACCGAGCGCAGGAACTGCAGCGAGGAATCGGCCAGGTCGCCACCGAGGTCGAGGAAGTAATTCTCGTCGCTGGCCCGACGAAGATCGGCATCGAAGCGCCAGCGGGGCGCCAGCGAGGCCGAATAGCCGAACTGCCCGAAGTAGCGCGTGTCGCCGAAGTCCTTGTCATCGGGCAGCACTTCCAGATCGAGCTGCCCGCGCTGGCGCGGCGTCATGAACCGGTATTCGGCGCCGAGCATCACGCCACGCTCCTGGATCCAGCGCGGCGTCAGGGTGGCGTCCTGGTTGGGCGCGATGTTCCAGTACCAGGGCACGCTCAGATCGAAGCCGTCGTCGCTGGAGAAGCCCATCAGGGGGTAGAGGAAGCCCGTCTTGCGGCGATCGTCGAGGGGAAAGCTCAGCCAGGGCGACCACAGGATGGGCACGCCCTTGAAATCGAGACGGGCATTGCGGGCCACGCCGCGGCCGGATTCCATGTCCAGCTCGACGCTCGAGGCCTTGAGCTGCCAGTCCGGGTCGTCGGGATCGCAGGTCGTGAAATCGAAGCCTTCGACCTGAGCGCGGGATTCGCTCACCAGCTCGACGGTGCCGGCCGAGCCGCTGCCCTCGCCACGCTGGAAGCGATAGCGGACCTCTTCGAAACGGCCCTGATTGGCCGCGGTGACGAGCCAGCCGGAACCCGCCTCCAGGTCGATCAGCGCGTCACTGTAGTTCAGCCAGCCGGGGAGATCGATGCGACCGGTCTCGCGGTTGTAGATCAGCTCGCCGGTTTCCAGGCGCTGGTCACCCTGCTCGACGCGCACGTCCTCGTAGACACGGATCAGCTGGCCGGGGGGCGCCTCGAAGTGCTCGGCGAAGATATCGATCGGCGATGACGCATTTCGCTCGAGCTGGCGGCGCGGCGAATCATCGTCCATGGGCACGCAGCTCATGGCCGGCCGCTCGCTGTCGCTGCCCGGATTCTGGGCCAGCGCGGGCAGGGGCAACCCGGGGCTCAAGAGCAGGCAGAGCAGGAAATAACGGGTCAAGAACAGGTCCGCGAGAAGGTCAGCCCGGTAAGGTCGCACAACCGGCCCCAGAGTGCAATCACTGTGGACCCCCCGCCTGCAGAAATGCGCGTCGCTCGGCCGGTTTTGCCTCGGCCAGACGCGCCACCTCTCGATGCAGGCAGTCCAGCTCGCCGCGGCAGTCCTCGAGCAGGCCGACGAAGGCCGCTACGCCTGCCTCGTAGGTGGCCGTCAGGGCCAGGTCGGCATTGTTGAGCTCGCGGCTGCGCCAGGCCTCGAGCGCAGCGCCACCTTGTTGCTCGGCCAATTCGCCGATGTCGGCGGCCAGGCGCTCGAACTCGCCGTGCTTGAAGGCTGCCAGTTCATCTTCATCCTCCAGCCGCGCGTAGCCTTCGGCCAGGCGGCTGCGCGCGGCCAACAGGCGGTCGCTCAGGGCCTGGCGAAGCCGACGGCCCGCTTGCCAGCGCGCCAGCTCCCCATCGTTTCCATGCGCCGCCAGCCAGCGCCGAACGCCTTCCCGCTCGACCAGGCTGGCGTAGGCTTCGTTGAAAGCCGTGTCTCCTTTCGCGTAGACCCGCTCGTGCGCCAGCTCATGAAACAGGAAGCCGACCAGGTCGGCGCTTGGCCAGTCGATCATGGTGTTGAGCACCGGGTCGGCGAACCAGCCGAGGGTCGAATAGGCCACCGCCGGTGACACGATCACATCGAAGCCCTCGTCCCGCAGCGCCTCGGCCGCCGCCCGCGCGGCTTCGGGGTCGAAGTAACCTCGATAGGCGACGCAGCCGGCAATCGGGTAGCACCAGGCCTTCGGCTGGACCGAGTAGCGCGGCGCGGCGATCACGTTCCAGACGGCCGCCGGACGATCCAGGTCGGCGTAGTGACGATAGGAGCGGCCCTCGGGAAGCGCCAGCTCGTCGCGGGCGAACGCGCGCGCGGCCAGCACGGTCTCCAGTTGCCGGACGAGCGCCGGGTCGGTCGCCGGATCGGCGATCAGATCTGCGATATGCTCCCGCCTGGACAGCAGATCGAGCTGTCCACGGACGGCCTGACCGTACCAGGCCAGGGTGGCGCAGCCCGTGGCGACCACGCCCAATGCAAGGACGAGCAAGGCCTTGAGCGACGACTGGTACCTGGAAGACGATTTCTGGCGCAACTTCGGTTCGCTGATGTTCAATGCACAGACCTTTGCCGAGGGGGCCGATCAGATCGACGCCCTGCTGGAGCTCCTCGAGACGCCGCCGCGCGCCGTCCTCGACCTGGGCTGCGGCCCCGGCCGCCACAGCCTGCCTCTGGCCGAGGCAGGGTATCCGGTCACCGCCGTGGATACCAGTCGCAGCCTCCTCGACCAGCTCGATCAACGCAAGGGCGAGCTACCGATCGAGACCGTCGAGGCCGACATGCGGGTCTTCGAGCGCGCCGACGCCTTCGACCTGGTGCTGG
Coding sequences:
- a CDS encoding peptidylprolyl isomerase; the encoded protein is MNLNRNLAKLGLLALVLLPMVLQAQDGQPVDRIVALVEDDVILQSELDEAIDRIERQAAGSGERLPPRSVMEEQVLQRLILTRLEVLRAQDTGIRVSDSDVDQALQQVARQNNLTVTQLRQAIESDGVDFAEFRRTIREEILSSRLRQRVVNGMEEISDTEIDIIMASDRFGGDEYLLSQIVIGVPESADQAEVAQAEARANEVHQRLEDGLEFATAALTFSESPDALEGGEVGWRSINALPPMVADAIEAVGVGNFTEVLRSPSGFIILDVRDRRDQPEIIVREYQARHLMIRPNELITPEEAETRIRSLYDQLQAGADFGELAREHSMDETSANIGGLLDWFQAGAYGDEIQSVIDGLDPGETSEPFRTAVGWHLLRLEAERDADRTEEIQRAQARDMLFRQKAEEEVDRFLRRLRDESFVEERL
- a CDS encoding aminopeptidase; translation: MLVLALGVVATGCATLAWYGQAVRGQLDLLSRREHIADLIADPATDPALVRQLETVLAARAFARDELALPEGRSYRHYADLDRPAAVWNVIAAPRYSVQPKAWCYPIAGCVAYRGYFDPEAARAAAEALRDEGFDVIVSPAVAYSTLGWFADPVLNTMIDWPSADLVGFLFHELAHERVYAKGDTAFNEAYASLVEREGVRRWLAAHGNDGELARWQAGRRLRQALSDRLLAARSRLAEGYARLEDEDELAAFKHGEFERLAADIGELAEQQGGAALEAWRSRELNNADLALTATYEAGVAAFVGLLEDCRGELDCLHREVARLAEAKPAERRAFLQAGGPQ
- a CDS encoding LPS-assembly protein LptD translates to MTRYFLLCLLLSPGLPLPALAQNPGSDSERPAMSCVPMDDDSPRRQLERNASSPIDIFAEHFEAPPGQLIRVYEDVRVEQGDQRLETGELIYNRETGRIDLPGWLNYSDALIDLEAGSGWLVTAANQGRFEEVRYRFQRGEGSGSAGTVELVSESRAQVEGFDFTTCDPDDPDWQLKASSVELDMESGRGVARNARLDFKGVPILWSPWLSFPLDDRRKTGFLYPLMGFSSDDGFDLSVPWYWNIAPNQDATLTPRWIQERGVMLGAEYRFMTPRQRGQLDLEVLPDDKDFGDTRYFGQFGYSASLAPRWRFDADLRRASDENYFLDLGGDLADSSLQFLRSVAAVSGRGQAWTLSLSADSFQVLDDSVSEASEPYRRLPRMEFRLDQALGQRLDLQLDSELVYFDRDEGVTGARLDLYPRLRYNLLAPGWFLRPTVGFRSTAYQLNGTDGDDSLSRSLPIASLDGGLIFERRLSSGRTQTLEPRLFYLYVPYRDQTDLPDFDTRELTFGFSQLFSDNRFSGPDRHGDANQLTAALTSRLMEADSGRSVLDFSIGQIFYFRDLRVGLEEEILDDRNRSASVAEFNWRPAQAIIASAGLQWDHENDETQVAQFGLSYQGQRGGRAALGYRFRRDRVDQVDLRLRWPVRENLALIGRANYSFEDDEPLELLAGVEYESCCWAVRLIGREYVRDRDADRRSAVFLELHLKGLGSLGRRPYPLFADHAY